The genomic DNA ACAGCAACGACCGCCTCTCGGACCAGTCGCCGACGGATCCGCTCGATCTGGCTGTCGAAATCCGTTCGCGGGTTGTGGCCGCCCGGCTCGGGAAGACTGGCTTCAAACTTCATGCGACGCTCCGATGCAAAGTGCCTGACCCCGCACGCGCCAGGATCAAGCCCGAATCGTGATGGTAGCGCAAAGATCACTCCCATCGCCAGGCACCGACGGCACGGTCCCCAGACTTTACCGAAGGTTCATAGAGATTCATCGCCACGATCTATCATTCTGGTGCACTCTCCACCCCGAAGGGCTCCCAGACGGCCTCGCCTCCGCACCATGAAGCAGCTCATCAGGAACATCATCGTTCGACTCTCGCGTCCCGCACTCGCGGCGACCACCGAAGCGATCGAGCGACAGACCGCGGCACTCAACGACCTGCGGAAGGACCTGAGCGTCGAGCATGGGCCTCCCCCACCATCGCTCCCCACCGGCCCGGCGATCTGGAAGGGGGGCCTTTCCGGCCGGGCCGAGCTGCCCGACGGCTCTCCCTCGCCCTCGCTGAGCCGAAAGTACCTCGAAGAGCTCCGCTTCTGGGTTCGCATCGCACGCGATCCCGAGCAGTTCCCCAGTTGGACAGGCACATTCCCCCACGTCTACGGCGGCTGGCAGCAGGATCGCAACGACGAGCTCGCCTCGTGGCTCGACATGACCCCCGACGCCTACGCCTCGTGGTGCCAGTCCACGCGGGCGGTCGAGATCGGCTCCGGACCCTACCCCTTCCTCGGGCGGAATCGCTGGAAATGGGCCGCGGCCGTCGATCCCCTCGCAAACGGCTACCAAGCCGAGGGGCTGGTGCCCACAGAGTGCGCCCACGTCGTCATGATCCCCGCGACGGGTGAGCACGTGCCCCTGGCGGACGCCTGCTGCGACCTCGTCGTCATCGAGAACTGCCTCGACCACGTGGACGACCCCGACGCCGTGCTCCGCGAGCTGCACCGATTGCTGCGCCCCGGCGGCCTCGTCTGGCTGCTTGTCGATCTCATGGAGTATCGCGACGAGATGCACCCAAACCCCTTCAGCGAGCAGCGGCTGAAGGACTGCGTCGCTGCCGCGGGTTTCACGACCGTCAAGATGCGGATCTCAAAGGAGAACGCCTCGCACCCGAAAGCCGAGGCCGAATGCCGGGCATTGCTCGTCCGCGACCACGCCGATGGCCCGCGGCGTCAACCCAAGCGATGGGGCTCAGAAGTGATCCCTGCGGTCGTACACACGCCGATCGGGGCGGGCTCGTCTACTTCGGCTTCCTGAGCGAGCCCCGCACAGGTGCCTTGGGCTTGGAAACCGCCGCAAACCCCTTCACCTTGACGGGCGGCTTCGCAGGCAGCCCCGCCGCAGCATCATCACTCGCTGCCTGCGTGGTCTCTCCGGCCGGTGCCGGACACAAGCGCTTACGAAGCACGGCAAGCAGCGTCTCCGGCTCCATATACGCGGGTGGCGGCCGGTAATACACCTCGGCGAGCGAATCGGTGGACTTCGGGGGCAGGGGCGTCACAGTCCCTTGAATCCCTTGGAGACGTAGCGCGAGCGTGCCCGGCTCCGGCGTCCTGAAGATCACATCCTTATCCCTGATCGTGAGCGTGCGCACGCCAAGCCCAGCGAGGGCGAGGCGCAGCGATGCAAGATCGAGAAGCCGCTCGACAGCCCTGGGCGGCTCGCCATATGCCGTGACCAGATCGCCCCGCACCTTGGTGAGTTCCGCGTGTGTCGCGACGGTCGCAACGCGTCGATAGATCTCAAGCCGCCTCTGGTCGGAGGGCACATACGGCTTGGGGATCACACCAGCGATGCCGATCTCGATCGAGGTCGCACTCACCGGCTCCGGCACCTTCTCGTTCTTGAGACGCTTCACGGCCTCGTCCAGCAGGCGGCAGTATGTGTCATACCCCACCGCCGCGATGTGGCCCGACTGCTCCGGCCCCAGCAGGTTGCCCGCGCCGCGGATCTCGAGGTCCCGCATCGCGATCTTGAACCCGGCCCCGAGCATCGAGTACTGCTCGATCGCCCGAAGCCGCTTCTGGGCCTTTTCCTTCACCGGACGATCGACCGGCAGCATCAGATAGCAGTACGCCCTGTGCTTGTACCGGCCGACGCGCCCTCGCAACTGGTGAAGATCCGCGAGCCCGAAGCGATCCGCATCGAGGATGACCATCGTGTTTGCGGTCGGGATATCGATGCCCGACTCGATGATCGTCGTGCTCACCAGGATGTCCGCCTCGCGGCGCATGAAGGTGAGCATCACCTCTTCCAGCTCGTGGGGCTGCATCTGCCCGTGCCCCACCACGATCCTCGCCTCAGGCACCAGCCGCCGGATGTCGTCCGCGACCGACCGGATGTTGTGCACCCGATTGTGCACGATGTAGACCTGGCCCTCACGCCCCAGTTCCCTCGCGATCGCCTGCGTGATACGACGCTCGTTGTACGGAATGACCTCGGTCACGATCGCCCTTCGATCCGCCGGGGGCGTCGTCAGACTGGAGATATCACGGATCCCGAGCATCGCCATGTGCAGCGTTCGCGGGATCGGTGTTGCCGAGAGCGAAAGCACATCGGCCGTCAGGCGCAGACGCAGCAGCCCCTCCTTGTGCTCCACGCCGAACCGCTGCTCCTCATCGACAACAACCAGCCCCAGATCCGAGAACGCAACGTCCTTGGAGAGCAGCCGATGCGTGCCGATGATGACATCGACCTGCCCCTTCCGCAGCGCATCAAGCGTTATCTTCTGCTCAGCATCGGTCTTGAACCGCGACAACGACTCCACGCGGAAGGGATACCCCGCGAACCTCGACTTGAACGTCCGCTCGTGCTGCTCGGCCAACACCGTCGTCGGCACGAGGATCGCCACCTGCTTGCCGAACTCACACGCCTTGAACGCCGCGCGGATCGCCAGCTCGGTCTTCCCAAATCCCACGTCGCCGCACACAAGACGATCCATCGGACGCTCGGACTGCATGTCGCGTTTGATCCCCGCCAGCGCGGCCAACTGATCCTCCGTCTCCTCGTACGGGAACTCCTCCTCGAACTCATGCTGCCACTGCGTGTCCGCCGGATACGCGATGCCCGGCATGTGCTCCCGTGCCGCACGCACACGCAGCAACTCCGCCGCCAGGTCCTTCACGGACTCCGCAACCCGCTCCTTCTGGGCCTTCCAGCGGCTGCCTCCGAGCGTCGAGAGCTTCGGCTTCCCGCCGAACCCGCCGATGTATCGCTGCACCAGATCGATCTGCGTCGCCGGCACGTGCAGCTTCGCCGAGCCGGCGAACTCCAGCGTCAGATACTCCTCGTGCTCTGTCGGCTGAAAGACATCCCGCCCCGGCAGTGCCCGGGGCTTCATCAATTTCAATCCCGCGTAGCGGGCGATGCCGTGCTCGGCATGCACCACGAAGTCGCCGGGCGCGAAATCCAGGAACGTGTCCATCGCGCGCGTCGAGCGCACTCGCCCGCCGGACCCTCGCCTCACGCCGAACCGATGGAGCAGCTCGTGGTAAGGAACCACAGCCAGACGAACGCCCGGATCATCTACGACAAATCCGCGATGGACGTATCCGGAATGAGGCCGTATCGCCGCTCCGGGTGCGTGCTGCTCGATCAACTCTCCGAGTCGCGACAGCTCTCCCTCGTTCTGACACGCGACGAGCACGCGCGTTCCATCCCGCGACATGCCCGCCAGTTCCGCCAGCCCCTGATCGACCTCGCGCGCCAAGGTCTGGAGTGGCGAGATCGGCAGCTCGACCCGCGCGTCCGCAGAGGCCGCGCCGGCCGAGAACTGGTTCACTTCCGCGACCGCGAACCGGCGCTCCAGCGATTTCAACACGGCGGGCGGCCCGAAGATGCCCTTGGAATCCGTCACGCGCTCGAAGTACCCACGCCCCTGCTCGACCACCTCCAGCGTCTCAGCGATGATCGCGACACACCGCTCGGGGAGCAGATCGAGGAACTGCATAGTCCCCTCGTCGGACCGGAGCGCATCCATCGACGCACACACAAGCTCGACCGACTCGATCGACCGATCCGAGCCCATGGTCTCCAGATCGACCTCTGTAATCCGCTCCAACTCATCTCCGAAGAAATCGAACCTGACGCCCCCCCCTGTCGCGCTCCCCCCACCCCCAATGCCACTCCCGCGTGCGCCGAGCGCGGGCACGAAGACGTCAACAATCCCGCCCCTGACCGCGTAATCACCCGGCTCCTCGATCGCGTCGACGCGCGAGTACCCCGCGCCCTCGAGCCAGTTCGCAAGCGCGTGAGGTCCGACACGATCCCCCCGCGACACCTGACGGATAAGACCGGGCAGAGACTCGGGTGTCGGCACCGCCTGCATCAGGCCCTGGATCGGGCACACAACAACGCACCCACGCTCGCCGAACGCAGGAGCATTCACGATCTCGCGCACCACGCTCAGCCGATCCGCGAGCAGGTCGATCGCCGCGCCCGACTCACCGGGCAGGGCCTGGAGCGGCACAAGCCGCATCGCCTCAACACCGGCCTCCGCCAGCTCGTCCGCCGCTTCATCGGCGTCGTCGGCATGCGCCACCACAAGCACAACCGGGCGTGAGAGCAGCCCCGCGATCGCGCCCGCAACATACGCGGTCGATGACCCCGCGCTGCCGATCGCCACCGAACGCCGCCCGCCGCCGAGCGCGTGCGCCAACCCCCGAACCGAGTCGAGAGACGCAAACGCCTCGATGAGTGTCCGTTCGGCCACGACCGCTCCGCGCATGGATTCGCCCCGCGGACGCAACGTGCGCCCGTGGTCAACCTTGCAAGCTTGCTGCATCGTATCGGCCCGCTCGGAGGGGGGTGACGTGTCGAGGTTCGAGATGATCAGTCGCCCGGCGGACGTTGGTCCGTGGGTCCCGGTGTGACCACCACCCGCTCGCGCAGCCGCTCCATCGTCCGAGGCCCGATCCCACGCACGCCCGAGAGCTCATCGACCGTGCGGAATCCGCCGATCTGCTCTCGGTATGCGACGATCCGAGCCGCAGTCGCGAGTCCAACGCCCGGCAACAACTCCAGTTGGGCGAGGTCGGCTCGATTCAAGTCAAGACGCCCGTCGACGATCGGTCCCGAGGCAGCACCCCGCGCGATCCGCTCCCCAACACCATCAGATTCGAGCACAGAGACCGCCTGCCCAACACCGGCCCACGCCGAGGTGCCGCGGCTCTGGCGCCAGGCCTGCCACGATGCAAATCCAACCAGAAAGAGCAGCACCGATGCGCCGAAGATCCGGGCCGCCCCGGTTGTCCAGCACCCGGTCTGTTCCGAGCGTTGGGCCGATTCCATCTCGTCTCATCCTCAGTCAAACGACATAGAACCCGGCGCCACTCTGCCATCGCGGAGCGACCGCCGAGTCTCCATCAGAGCCCGAGCCGCGGGCTTTGGCTCACCCGCAGAGTTCACCAACCCACCGTAAGGCATCTCGCGGGCCTTCCGCGTCCCGTCGGCCAGATCCTGCCACGCCACACTGTGCACAAACGGGCGCGACAGCGCGATCGTCGCGAACTTCCTGGCAAAGTCCGCCTGAGTTGTCGGGGACCACGGCGCCCTCCACCACCCCGCATCGCGGAACTGCTCCTCCCGTGACTCGTCCGTCAGCGGCTGGCTCGGCGCGCCCGTCGCCGTCACGAACACGGGCCTCTCGAGCATCGCATAACGATCGAGCATCAGCGCCAATGCCATCAGGTCCCGGGCGGAACCGCCCACGCCCGGCTGCCCCACCTGCACGCGAAGACCAACGCCGTCGATCGCCACGCCCGCCTGGTTCAGCAACTCGATATACGCCAGCGGCGGCACCGCCCTGCGGCTGTACGCGAGATACTCCCCGAAGGGCTGATTGATCTCGACAACGACCTTCGCCGCGGGATGCAGCTTCCGCGTCACAAGCACACAGATCCGCGTGAGTTCGAGCATCTGCTCGAGCGTCATGGGGAAGTGGCGGTTGATGTGCAAACCGGAGACGACAGTCCACCGCGTCACAGTGCGACGATACCGAGTCACGATCTGCCTGACATGCTCGGCCACGAGGTCGCGCAGCGTCTCGTAGTCATTCTCCCAGATGTACAGCCACTCGGGCACGATCCCGGGGCGGAAATCGATGAGCGGCCCGCCGACGACCGGCATCTTCGCCGCGCGGATCGCCCACTCGATCCATCGATCGGTCGCTGCGAACGCGTACTCCCCCTCCTCCGGCTCCATGTCGATCCACCGCATCGGCATGACCATAAAGTCCGCAACCGCCTGCGTCGTCTTCTGGAGCGACTCCGAGAACTGCGAGGGGTCCACCGCCACGCCCAGCATCGGCCTCGTCGGCAGCGTCACACCCAGCGTACCCGGCATCAGGATCGACGCGCTCGCGGGGGGCGTCTCCTGATGTACGGCCTTGTAGACGTCGACCGCCTGCGCGTAACGCTCACCCGTCACTCGTTTGGGCAACTCGCGTTCGGCGTGCGCGAGCGCCAGACGCTCCGAAGCATCCACCGCGAGCCCCAGGGCCTCTCGAGAAAGCCGGTCCGCCTCGGCAGACATCGTCACCTTCGTCCGGTCGGATGGATCGTCATGCTTCTGCGCCACAAGCGCGGCCGTGAACCTCCGACGTGCCGCCTCAAACTGCTGCAGGATCGGATCGGTCGACGCAAGGTCGAACATCCCCCAGTCTTCAAGCCGGTTCAGAAACTGCATGATCTGCCGGCGCGCAAGCTCCAACGAGAGCAGATACGGATCCTTCCGCGGCCTGAGCAGGCACGTCTCAAGCGTGAGCATCCCCAAGGGGCGAGGCCCCGATTCCCCAGGCAACTCCACCGGGAACTGGATCATCAGCCCGCACGACTCCGGCGTCTGCCGCTCCGCGACAATCCGCCCATCCTCGAATCGAATGTCACCATTGCAGGGAACATCGCCCGCCAGGAAGAGGCAGACGTGCTTCAGCGCCCACGTACTGGCCGGCGCATCGCCCTCAAAGACTGCGAACGTCAGCATCGGCCCTTCCAACCTCCGGTCGGCCCTCTGCCGACTCTGCCTCGACACCCGGACACCCGGGAGCCACTCAACCGGCGCTCCACGCGGCCCGGCCTCCCCCCACCGTTCCGGGCATCGTAGCGTCCGCGATGCGTGCCGATCGGCTTCCGACCTCGATTGTCACGCTTACGATCCCGGCCCATGCCGACCTCAGAAAGATCGTTGGGAAACGAGCAGCCCCTCTTTGAATCTCGCCTGAGACTCGCTTCCCGACGCCAGGGAAAGGTGCGTGACGTCTATCGCATCCCCGGGTCCGGGCGAGACCCGGCGCGCGTGCTGATGGTCGCCTCGGACCGCCTCTCGGCGTTCGATGTCGTCCTGCCGACGCCCATCCCCGGCAAGGGGCGACTCTTGTCTGAGATGGCCGGCTTCTGGCTCCGCTTCATCGAGTCCAAAGGCCTGGCAAGAACCCACCTTCTCTCCACCGATCCGGCCGACATTCCCGATGAGGCGTTCGGCTCTGATACAACCCAGAGAGACCAACTGGCCGGGCGCATCACCATCGGGAGGTTGTGCCGCGTCATACCCGTCGAGTGCGTCGTCCGCGGCTACATCGAGGGCTCCGGCCTGAAGGACTATCAGGCAACTGGTGCGATCTGTGGCATCAACCTCCCGCCGGGGCTCCGCCAGTGCGAGCGACTCCCCTCGCCGATCTTCACCCCCGCAACCAAGGAAGAGCAGGGCAAACACGACGAGAACATCTCCTTCGAGCAGGCCTCGATGATTGTCGGTCACGTCATGATGGAACGCCTCCGCGAAACGTCGCTCGCGATCTACGCCGCGGCATCCGCCCACGCACTCTCACGCGGCATCATCATCGCGGATACCAAGTTCGAGTTCGGCATCCCGATCGACGAACACGGGAACGACATCGGGCGCGAACCGATCGTGATCGACGAGGCCCTGACCCCCGACAGCTCGCGGTTCTGGCCCGCCGACCGCTACGAACCGGGCCGCCCGCAGCCGAGTTTCGACAAGCAGTTCGTCCGCGAGTATCTCGAGACGCTCGTCGCCTCCGGCTCGTGGAACAAGCAGGCACCCGGCCCCGCACTCCCGCCCGAGATCGTCGAAGGCACGCTCGAACGGTACCGCGAGGCCCGTGACCGGCTTCTCGGCTGAACGACAAAGCTCAAACCGCACCTCGAACAGATCCGCTTACTTCGGAGAGACGTTCCTCTCGGCCGTGCGCCGGCGCTCCTCGAGTTCCCGCGCCAGCGTCGTGCGGAACGATGCCATGTTCGACGGCTCGGGGAAGATGCTGTCGAACGCACGCCCGCCGTTGCGGACCTCGGCGTCAAGGGCCTCTCGGAATCGCCTCGTGAAGGCGTCATACGCGTAGCGACGCAGGTCCTCGGGCGCGTTGTCGTAGACCGTCTCCGCGTCGTCGAGCGAGAGCTGCCCGACGAGATTCGCAAATCGCAGACCGGCAACGATCCCGAAGTCGCGGTCGAGCATCTCAAGGCGTCCGTAGACATTCCCCGTCGGCGTCATACGCAACTGCTCTTGCAGGAAGTACCTGTGGAACCGCTTCGCATACTCGAACTGTGAGCGGAAGAGCTCGCCGTCGCCCGCCAGAAGCCCGCTCGTGTACGCGCCGTCCAGCGCGCCGTACACCTCGGCAATCGCAACACTCGGCGACTTGAAACGATCGGTCAGCTCCTTCTCGACAAACTCGTCCAATGGCATCGAGAACAGCTCGATTCGCTCGGGATCGTGCATGTTCGCACCCTCCCAGTTCGCCGCGATCCGATACCACTTCTCCGCCTCGCGACGCTGCCCGCGCCGATAGAAGAAGCAGACCGCGTCCTTGAGGAAATTCTCGTACCCCGCCGCGATCACGCGATACGGCCGCTTCGCCGTCCTCTCATACGGATTGCGATCCAGCAACTCCCCGCTCGTCACCAACTGGTGGTACGGCTCGATGAAGTGCGGATTCGGCACGGAGATGTACGTCGCGAACTGGCCCGCCTCCCACTCCAGATAATCAAAGTACAGCTCGCCCGTGCGGTAGAGCTCCTGCAGGGACTGCATCACCACGCGGTCCGTGTTGATGAAGTCGTAGTCCCGCATCGTCTCCTCGGTTGCGCGGCTCAGCCCCTGCTCTACCCCGCGTGCGGACCAGTACAGACCGTGCGCGCAAGGGTGCCGCCAGTCGATCGGTCCGTACTTCTGCGTGAACCGGACCATCCGGTCCGGCTCCATCTTGTAGACGTCGATGAGCACGCGTCGGCGCAGCTGCGCGACGTACTTCTGCCACGCCTCCGCCCGGCTGGTGTCGGAGAGAAGGTCCGCGAATGCCGCACTCCGAGCACCCATCTGGCTCCGGATGATCTCGCGCTGCCCGGATCGCTCGAGCGCCTGGTGCAGCGCGTATCGACGGAGCAACTCGGCGTCCGTCCACGCCCCGGCGACGTGCGCCTGCACCGCCTGGACCAGCGATGCCACCGCAGGATCGCTCTTCACGAGCACATCAAGCGAATCGGGCGCCTCGACGATCGGACGAAGCCACTCGACATACTTCGCAATAGCCGCCTCGCGCGAGCGATCCGAAGGATCCGCCCGTGGGGGCTCGCCGAGCACCGCGGTCCACTCCGCGGCGAGTGCCCGCTTGTAGTGGTTGTTCGCGTCGTCGGTGTATCCCTGGATCTTGTGCAGGTAGATCCAACCCAGCTCCTTGTGGAGGAGCATCGCGTTCGGATTCGCTGGAATCCCCTTGTCGCGCAGGAGCTGGATCCCGGCCTGCACCCACTGCCAACGCTCGTCGGCCGTGCTCGTCGTCACCGAGATGTTGTACGCCATGTTCCAGGCATGGAACGCCCACACCGCCGGGAAACGTGGCTGAAGCCGCGTGATCGCGCCCGAGAGTTCGATCGCCTCGTAGTAACGTCCCGCCTCCTTGAGCGAGTTCGCGCGGATCCACAGCATGTTCACGAACAACCCGCGGAAGGCACCCATCGCGATGCCGAGCGCGACCTCGGGCGGGTCACCATCTTCGGCTCGCTCGGTGTACGCCAACTGGTTACGACCGACAGAGGCCGTCAGCTCCATCGACAGCGCGCCGGAAACGACAAGACAGACCAGCATCACCCCCGCCGCGATGCACTGGATGATTCGATCTCTTGACATCCCGGAACTCCTCGATCATGCGTCTGGCCACCGACGCCGCCCACCACTTACTGGCCCGAGTACGTCGCGAGTTCGCGCCGCCTGAAGATCAGCACGGAGATCCCGTACAGCGCGAGCGTCCAGACGGTGAGCACGAACACCCCGCCGATCATCGAAGTGAACGAGAGCAACCGGCCATCCACGAGGCGCGTCGTCGGCTTGAGCTCCGCGTAGATCGCAAAGACCCGCTGGACGCCCGTCGCGATCCACGTCGCGACCGTCTGGAGGTAGAGCGTGTTCCCCTTCACGTCCGTCGTCCCGTAGCTGTCGAGCGCTTCCTTCAGGTATCCGGCACCCTCGGCCATGAAGAACGTTCCCATCGCGACGATGCACGCCACCGGGAAACTCACGAACGTCGACGCGCAGATCGTCAGCATCGACAGAAACGCGATCTTCACCATCAGCACGAGCATCACGCGCACGAAGTTCGAGCGATAGCTCCCGACAGAGTACGAGATCTCCAGGCCGTCCCGCGGGAAGCTGATCGTGTTCGGGTTCATATACCCGGTCTCACCATCGGCGTTGAGCACGATGAGTTCCAGCGTCCCGTCCGGCGTGATCGCGTTCGAAGTAAGCGAGACAGTGTGCCACGTCCCCAGCCCGGACTCTCTCACGATCTGCCCCGTCTGGTTGACGACGAACGTGATGCGCGCCGTCTGATCGGGTCGGTTCGATCCCATGTCGACGCGGTACCGGAGCGTCAGCGCCGCGCCACGCGACCGAGCGCGGTCCAGCCCCTCGAACCTATACGTCTCCCAAC from Phycisphaeraceae bacterium includes the following:
- a CDS encoding methyltransferase domain-containing protein; translation: MKQLIRNIIVRLSRPALAATTEAIERQTAALNDLRKDLSVEHGPPPPSLPTGPAIWKGGLSGRAELPDGSPSPSLSRKYLEELRFWVRIARDPEQFPSWTGTFPHVYGGWQQDRNDELASWLDMTPDAYASWCQSTRAVEIGSGPYPFLGRNRWKWAAAVDPLANGYQAEGLVPTECAHVVMIPATGEHVPLADACCDLVVIENCLDHVDDPDAVLRELHRLLRPGGLVWLLVDLMEYRDEMHPNPFSEQRLKDCVAAAGFTTVKMRISKENASHPKAEAECRALLVRDHADGPRRQPKRWGSEVIPAVVHTPIGAGSSTSAS
- the mfd gene encoding transcription-repair coupling factor, whose protein sequence is MAERTLIEAFASLDSVRGLAHALGGGRRSVAIGSAGSSTAYVAGAIAGLLSRPVVLVVAHADDADEAADELAEAGVEAMRLVPLQALPGESGAAIDLLADRLSVVREIVNAPAFGERGCVVVCPIQGLMQAVPTPESLPGLIRQVSRGDRVGPHALANWLEGAGYSRVDAIEEPGDYAVRGGIVDVFVPALGARGSGIGGGGSATGGGVRFDFFGDELERITEVDLETMGSDRSIESVELVCASMDALRSDEGTMQFLDLLPERCVAIIAETLEVVEQGRGYFERVTDSKGIFGPPAVLKSLERRFAVAEVNQFSAGAASADARVELPISPLQTLAREVDQGLAELAGMSRDGTRVLVACQNEGELSRLGELIEQHAPGAAIRPHSGYVHRGFVVDDPGVRLAVVPYHELLHRFGVRRGSGGRVRSTRAMDTFLDFAPGDFVVHAEHGIARYAGLKLMKPRALPGRDVFQPTEHEEYLTLEFAGSAKLHVPATQIDLVQRYIGGFGGKPKLSTLGGSRWKAQKERVAESVKDLAAELLRVRAAREHMPGIAYPADTQWQHEFEEEFPYEETEDQLAALAGIKRDMQSERPMDRLVCGDVGFGKTELAIRAAFKACEFGKQVAILVPTTVLAEQHERTFKSRFAGYPFRVESLSRFKTDAEQKITLDALRKGQVDVIIGTHRLLSKDVAFSDLGLVVVDEEQRFGVEHKEGLLRLRLTADVLSLSATPIPRTLHMAMLGIRDISSLTTPPADRRAIVTEVIPYNERRITQAIARELGREGQVYIVHNRVHNIRSVADDIRRLVPEARIVVGHGQMQPHELEEVMLTFMRREADILVSTTIIESGIDIPTANTMVILDADRFGLADLHQLRGRVGRYKHRAYCYLMLPVDRPVKEKAQKRLRAIEQYSMLGAGFKIAMRDLEIRGAGNLLGPEQSGHIAAVGYDTYCRLLDEAVKRLKNEKVPEPVSATSIEIGIAGVIPKPYVPSDQRRLEIYRRVATVATHAELTKVRGDLVTAYGEPPRAVERLLDLASLRLALAGLGVRTLTIRDKDVIFRTPEPGTLALRLQGIQGTVTPLPPKSTDSLAEVYYRPPPAYMEPETLLAVLRKRLCPAPAGETTQAASDDAAAGLPAKPPVKVKGFAAVSKPKAPVRGSLRKPK
- a CDS encoding helix-hairpin-helix domain-containing protein, whose product is MESAQRSEQTGCWTTGAARIFGASVLLFLVGFASWQAWRQSRGTSAWAGVGQAVSVLESDGVGERIARGAASGPIVDGRLDLNRADLAQLELLPGVGLATAARIVAYREQIGGFRTVDELSGVRGIGPRTMERLRERVVVTPGPTDQRPPGD
- a CDS encoding endo-1,4-beta-xylanase — encoded protein: MLTFAVFEGDAPASTWALKHVCLFLAGDVPCNGDIRFEDGRIVAERQTPESCGLMIQFPVELPGESGPRPLGMLTLETCLLRPRKDPYLLSLELARRQIMQFLNRLEDWGMFDLASTDPILQQFEAARRRFTAALVAQKHDDPSDRTKVTMSAEADRLSREALGLAVDASERLALAHAERELPKRVTGERYAQAVDVYKAVHQETPPASASILMPGTLGVTLPTRPMLGVAVDPSQFSESLQKTTQAVADFMVMPMRWIDMEPEEGEYAFAATDRWIEWAIRAAKMPVVGGPLIDFRPGIVPEWLYIWENDYETLRDLVAEHVRQIVTRYRRTVTRWTVVSGLHINRHFPMTLEQMLELTRICVLVTRKLHPAAKVVVEINQPFGEYLAYSRRAVPPLAYIELLNQAGVAIDGVGLRVQVGQPGVGGSARDLMALALMLDRYAMLERPVFVTATGAPSQPLTDESREEQFRDAGWWRAPWSPTTQADFARKFATIALSRPFVHSVAWQDLADGTRKAREMPYGGLVNSAGEPKPAARALMETRRSLRDGRVAPGSMSFD
- a CDS encoding phosphoribosylaminoimidazolesuccinocarboxamide synthase, coding for MPTSERSLGNEQPLFESRLRLASRRQGKVRDVYRIPGSGRDPARVLMVASDRLSAFDVVLPTPIPGKGRLLSEMAGFWLRFIESKGLARTHLLSTDPADIPDEAFGSDTTQRDQLAGRITIGRLCRVIPVECVVRGYIEGSGLKDYQATGAICGINLPPGLRQCERLPSPIFTPATKEEQGKHDENISFEQASMIVGHVMMERLRETSLAIYAAASAHALSRGIIIADTKFEFGIPIDEHGNDIGREPIVIDEALTPDSSRFWPADRYEPGRPQPSFDKQFVREYLETLVASGSWNKQAPGPALPPEIVEGTLERYREARDRLLG